The following are encoded in a window of Arthrobacter sp. OAP107 genomic DNA:
- a CDS encoding DMT family transporter, whose protein sequence is MRDYSSATVSVRPVISSPGSSPTSSWHAGIWWGLLGVAAFSFTVPLTRLAVEGLSPLFIGSARAVVAAVLAAAALMLTRQPLPHGAQWLRLAVVAGGVVVGFPMLTSFALTAAPASHGAVVIALLPAATATVAVLRGRERPQTGFWIATGTGALAAVAFALAQPGGFGQLQWTDLLFFGAVLAAAVGYAEGGLLARALGAWQTISWALVLAAPVMLLLVAVSVSQEQPAGTPVQWAAFAYLGVVSMFLGFFAWYHGLAIGPMAQVSQVQLAQPVMSICWAALLLGEQLTWVTVVGGLAVILCAGAAVRVRLVRLPAS, encoded by the coding sequence ATGAGAGACTATAGTAGCGCTACTGTTTCAGTTCGCCCAGTGATATCTTCCCCGGGATCGTCGCCCACAAGCTCATGGCACGCCGGAATCTGGTGGGGCCTGCTGGGCGTGGCAGCCTTCTCGTTCACCGTTCCCTTGACCCGCCTCGCGGTCGAGGGGCTGTCCCCGTTGTTTATCGGCTCGGCCCGGGCGGTGGTGGCGGCGGTCCTTGCCGCCGCGGCCCTGATGCTGACGCGGCAGCCCCTGCCCCACGGCGCGCAGTGGCTGCGTCTGGCCGTGGTGGCCGGAGGCGTCGTCGTCGGGTTCCCGATGCTGACGTCCTTCGCGCTCACCGCCGCGCCGGCCAGCCATGGGGCGGTGGTGATCGCCCTGCTCCCGGCCGCGACGGCGACAGTAGCGGTGCTCCGGGGGCGTGAGCGCCCGCAGACAGGGTTTTGGATCGCGACCGGAACGGGGGCGCTTGCTGCCGTTGCCTTCGCCCTTGCGCAGCCCGGTGGCTTTGGCCAGCTGCAGTGGACGGATCTGTTGTTCTTCGGTGCCGTCCTGGCCGCTGCCGTGGGGTACGCGGAGGGCGGTCTGCTGGCCCGCGCGCTTGGCGCGTGGCAGACCATATCCTGGGCCCTCGTCCTGGCCGCGCCCGTGATGCTGCTTCTTGTGGCTGTCTCCGTGTCCCAGGAGCAGCCGGCGGGCACGCCGGTACAGTGGGCCGCCTTCGCCTACCTCGGCGTCGTCAGCATGTTTCTGGGGTTCTTTGCCTGGTACCACGGCCTCGCCATCGGGCCGATGGCCCAGGTGAGCCAGGTGCAGCTCGCCCAGCCGGTGATGAGCATCTGCTGGGCGGCATTGCTGCTCGGCGAGCAGCTGACGTGGGTCACCGTCGTCGGCGGACTTGCGGTCATACTCTGCGCCGGCGCCGCCGTCCGTGTACGGCTCGTCCGCCTGCCGGCGTCCTAA
- a CDS encoding class I SAM-dependent methyltransferase, with product MALLTEISLEPFIALLKAQGRHSVLDVCCGPGDDGLRFVQAGIHYTGVDPFDGNVRYAMARRLSVSVAVPTRLPFAANTFPAVWAVQSLDGLTADEADDVVRELERVAEPGAPIAVVLP from the coding sequence ATGGCGCTGCTGACCGAAATCTCGCTGGAACCTTTCATCGCCCTGCTCAAGGCCCAGGGCAGGCACTCCGTGCTTGACGTATGCTGCGGCCCGGGTGACGACGGCCTCCGGTTCGTCCAGGCTGGCATCCACTACACAGGCGTTGATCCTTTTGACGGCAACGTCCGGTACGCCATGGCCCGCCGCCTGAGCGTGTCCGTGGCAGTGCCCACGCGCCTGCCCTTCGCCGCGAATACGTTCCCGGCGGTCTGGGCGGTCCAGTCACTGGACGGGTTGACGGCAGACGAGGCGGACGACGTCGTGCGCGAGCTTGAGCGGGTGGCGGAACCGGGTGCGCCGATCGCCGTCGTCCTGCCCTAG